In a genomic window of Comamonadaceae bacterium OTU4NAUVB1:
- a CDS encoding pirin family protein, which produces MLTIRKSQDRGHANHGWLDSFHSFSFAGYHDPAHMGFGNLRVINEDRVAGGAGFGTHGHKDMEIISYVLSGELAHRDSMGNVETIPPGDVQRMSAGRGVMHSEFNHKAEETTHFLQIWLLPNERGIAPGYEQKHFDAADKRGRLRLVASPDGADGSVTVHADARLFAGLFDGAETATLALDPARKGYVHLVRGALEVNGRPLAAGDAVLIEGESALELARGSDAEVLVFDLDA; this is translated from the coding sequence ATGTTGACGATTCGCAAATCCCAGGACCGTGGCCATGCCAACCACGGCTGGCTCGATTCCTTCCACAGCTTCTCGTTCGCCGGCTACCACGACCCGGCGCACATGGGTTTCGGCAACCTGCGCGTGATCAACGAGGACCGCGTCGCCGGGGGCGCCGGCTTCGGCACGCACGGCCACAAGGACATGGAGATCATCAGCTACGTGCTCTCGGGCGAGCTGGCGCACCGCGACAGCATGGGCAACGTCGAGACGATCCCGCCGGGCGACGTCCAGCGCATGAGCGCGGGCCGTGGCGTGATGCACAGCGAGTTCAACCACAAGGCCGAGGAGACCACGCACTTCCTGCAGATCTGGCTGCTGCCCAACGAGCGCGGCATCGCGCCGGGTTACGAGCAGAAGCACTTCGACGCCGCCGACAAGCGCGGCCGCCTGCGCCTGGTGGCCTCGCCCGACGGCGCCGACGGCTCGGTCACCGTGCATGCGGACGCCCGCCTGTTCGCCGGGCTGTTCGATGGCGCGGAGACCGCCACGCTGGCGCTCGATCCGGCGCGCAAGGGCTACGTGCACCTGGTGCGCGGCGCCCTGGAGGTCAACGGCCGTCCGCTCGCCGCCGGCGACGCCGTGCTGATCGAGGGCGAGTCCGCGCTCGAACTCGCCCGGGGCAGCGATGCCGAGGTGCTGGTGTTCGACCTGGACGCCTGA
- a CDS encoding carbonic anhydrase, producing MYPLDSSRRSFFRLGYGALGLAASVGALSSHAAEGPKTTMTPAQALAKLKQGHEDFLNDKPLLKTARDSDRRLAIARAQVPFAVLVGCSDSRVPPELLFDTGLGELFIVRNAGNTIDTVAMGSIQYAVQVLNVPLVLVLGHERCGAVDAAVSVVEKNTVFPGSIGQMVEPIIPAVLKAKAMGAAGDGLLDGAVRENVRRTVERLRTGEPTLADPIKAGKLMVVGARYDLDDGKVDFFVQ from the coding sequence ATGTACCCCCTCGATTCATCGCGCCGCTCGTTCTTCCGTCTGGGCTACGGCGCACTCGGCCTGGCCGCCAGCGTCGGCGCCCTGTCGTCCCATGCCGCCGAGGGTCCGAAGACCACCATGACCCCGGCGCAGGCGCTGGCCAAGCTCAAGCAGGGTCACGAGGACTTCCTGAACGACAAGCCGTTGCTCAAGACCGCGCGCGACAGCGACCGGCGCCTGGCGATCGCGCGCGCGCAGGTTCCCTTCGCCGTGCTGGTGGGGTGTTCGGACAGCCGCGTTCCGCCCGAACTCCTGTTCGACACCGGCCTGGGCGAGCTCTTCATCGTGCGCAACGCGGGCAACACGATCGACACGGTGGCCATGGGCAGCATCCAGTACGCCGTGCAGGTGCTCAACGTGCCGCTGGTCCTGGTGCTGGGCCACGAGCGCTGCGGCGCGGTGGACGCGGCGGTGTCGGTGGTGGAGAAGAACACGGTCTTCCCGGGCAGCATCGGGCAGATGGTCGAGCCGATCATCCCGGCGGTGCTCAAGGCCAAGGCGATGGGCGCCGCTGGCGACGGACTCCTGGACGGCGCGGTGCGCGAGAACGTGCGTCGCACCGTCGAGCGGCTGCGCACCGGCGAGCCGACGCTGGCCGATCCGATCAAGGCGGGCAAGCTGATGGTCGTCGGCGCGCGCTACGACCTCGACGACGGCAAGGTCGATTTCTTCGTCCAGTGA
- a CDS encoding LysR family transcriptional regulator, with the protein MPAARDALTPDALSMLQAVVRTGSFAGASRELGLVPSALSYRVRQIEDALDVLLFDRSARQARLTEAGAELLREAPRMLADLESVANRVRRVATGWEPLFTIALDGVIARAPLLDLVGDFYAERPPTRLKLRDETLLGTIGALASGQADLAIGSVLDASSLAFTAQGVRTRPLGELRFVYAVAPHHPLAAESEPLGDAVLRAHRAVAVADSAREGEGMTVNLVGGQDVLTVPTMQAKLAAQLRGLGGGFLPEPMARPWIEAGHLVERRTERANPIGQMHIAWRPPATGRPGRALEWWLARLEPEATRRALLERHRER; encoded by the coding sequence ATGCCTGCCGCACGCGACGCCCTGACGCCCGACGCCCTTTCGATGCTGCAGGCGGTGGTGCGCACCGGCAGCTTCGCCGGCGCGTCGCGCGAGCTGGGCCTGGTGCCCAGCGCCCTGAGCTACCGGGTGCGCCAGATCGAGGACGCGCTCGACGTGCTGCTGTTCGACCGCAGCGCGCGGCAGGCGCGCCTGACCGAGGCGGGCGCGGAGCTGCTGCGCGAGGCGCCGCGCATGCTGGCCGACCTGGAATCGGTCGCCAACCGGGTGCGGCGCGTGGCCACGGGCTGGGAGCCGCTGTTCACCATCGCCCTCGACGGCGTCATCGCGCGCGCGCCGCTGCTCGACCTGGTGGGCGACTTCTACGCCGAGCGCCCTCCCACGCGCCTGAAGCTGCGCGACGAGACGCTGCTGGGCACCATCGGCGCGCTGGCCAGCGGCCAGGCCGACCTGGCCATCGGCTCGGTGCTCGACGCGTCGAGCCTTGCCTTCACGGCGCAAGGCGTGCGCACCCGGCCGTTGGGCGAATTGCGATTCGTCTACGCCGTGGCGCCGCACCACCCGCTCGCCGCCGAGTCCGAGCCGCTGGGCGACGCGGTGCTGCGCGCGCACCGGGCCGTCGCCGTGGCCGATTCGGCGCGCGAGGGCGAGGGCATGACCGTCAACCTCGTCGGCGGCCAGGACGTGCTGACCGTGCCGACCATGCAGGCCAAGCTGGCCGCCCAGCTGCGCGGGCTGGGTGGCGGCTTCCTGCCGGAGCCGATGGCGCGGCCCTGGATCGAGGCCGGGCATCTGGTGGAACGCCGGACCGAGCGCGCCAACCCGATCGGCCAGATGCACATCGCCTGGCGTCCGCCGGCGACCGGAAGGCCGGGCCGCGCGCTCGAATGGTGGCTCGCGCGGCTCGAACCCGAGGCCACGCGCCGCGCGCTGCTGGAGCGCCACCGCGAGCGCTGA
- a CDS encoding DoxX family protein — translation MATTASTSRSSGVTTTSSRDVVALVARVLIAALFIPAGIAKLTNFAGTVGYIASAGLPLPQVAAAVAIAVELGLGLLLLAGFKTRWVALALAVFTLAASFGFHHYWSMPADKVMVNQLMFFKNLAIVGGLLAFWSFGPGRLSVDER, via the coding sequence ATGGCCACCACCGCTTCCACCTCGCGCTCTTCCGGCGTGACCACCACTTCCAGCCGGGACGTCGTCGCGCTCGTCGCGCGCGTGCTGATCGCCGCGCTGTTCATTCCGGCGGGCATCGCCAAGCTGACGAACTTCGCCGGCACGGTCGGCTACATCGCGTCCGCCGGCCTGCCGCTGCCGCAGGTCGCCGCCGCCGTCGCGATCGCGGTCGAGCTGGGCCTCGGACTGCTGTTGCTGGCCGGCTTCAAGACGCGCTGGGTCGCGCTGGCGCTGGCCGTGTTCACCCTGGCGGCGTCGTTCGGCTTCCACCACTACTGGTCCATGCCGGCCGACAAGGTGATGGTCAACCAGCTGATGTTCTTCAAGAACCTCGCGATCGTCGGCGGCCTGCTCGCGTTCTGGTCCTTCGGACCGGGGCGCCTGAGCGTCGACGAGCGCTGA
- the alaS gene encoding alanine--tRNA ligase, with amino-acid sequence MSQPTFTVADIRKTFLDFFASKGHTIVASSPLVPGNDPTLMFTNSGMVQFKDVFLGEDKRPYVRATSVQACLRAGGKHNDLENVGYTARHHTFFEMLGNWSFGDYFKRESLQWAWELLTEVYKLPAERLLATVYEEDDEAYDIWTKEIGLPPERVIRIGDNKGGRYKSDNFWMMADTGPCGPCSEIFYDHGPHIPGGPPGSPDEDGDRFIEIWNNVFMQFDMAADGSVARLPAPCVDTGMGLERLAAILQHVHSNYEIDLFDALVKAAARETGTTDLGNNSLRVIADHIRATAFLVTDGVVPSNEGRGYVQRRIVRRAIRHGYKLGQKKPFFHKLVPDLVALMGEAYPKLVADEARIVEVLRTEEERFFETLANGMEILDATLAGDARTLPGDVAFKLHDTFGFPLDLTQDVCRERGVSVDAEGFAAAMEKQKAAGRAAGKFRMDRNVDYAGHGNVFTGYESLEESARVVALYADGVAVGELAEGQAGIVVLDTTPFYSESGGQVGDQGFIGAEGVQFGVEDTQKIKADVFGHHGTQTQGTLRVGDAVRATVDGDRRAATQRNHSVTHLMHKALRDVLGTHVQQKGSLVDADKTRFDFAHGAPVTPAQVLEIERRVNAQILSNEANVVRVLPIEEAQKTGAMMLFGEKYGETVRVIDIGDSRELCGGTHVRRTGDIGLFKVTGEGGVAAGVRRIEAVTGANALHYLQDLESTVHSVASTLRTPAAELQSRLGQVLDQMKSLEREIGALKGKLASSKGDELVGQAVDVGGGVQLLVAWLDGGDARTLRDTMDKLKDKLTSAVVVLAVVEGAKVQLAAGVTGGALGRVKAGELVNFVAQQVGGKGGGKPDMAMAGGTDAGALPGALASVRDWVAGRL; translated from the coding sequence ATGAGCCAGCCCACCTTCACGGTCGCGGACATCCGCAAGACCTTCCTCGATTTCTTCGCCTCGAAGGGCCACACGATCGTCGCGTCGAGCCCGCTGGTGCCGGGCAACGACCCGACGCTGATGTTCACGAACTCGGGCATGGTCCAGTTCAAGGACGTGTTCCTGGGCGAGGACAAGCGCCCCTACGTGCGCGCGACCTCGGTCCAGGCCTGCCTGCGCGCCGGCGGCAAGCACAACGATCTGGAGAACGTGGGCTACACCGCGCGCCACCACACCTTCTTCGAGATGCTGGGCAACTGGAGCTTCGGCGACTATTTCAAGCGCGAGTCGCTGCAGTGGGCCTGGGAACTGCTCACCGAGGTCTACAAGCTGCCGGCCGAGCGCCTGCTGGCCACGGTCTACGAGGAGGACGACGAGGCCTACGACATCTGGACGAAGGAGATCGGCCTGCCGCCCGAGCGCGTGATCCGCATCGGCGACAACAAGGGCGGGCGCTACAAGTCCGACAACTTCTGGATGATGGCCGACACCGGCCCGTGCGGTCCGTGCAGCGAGATCTTCTACGACCACGGCCCCCACATCCCCGGCGGCCCGCCCGGCAGCCCGGACGAGGACGGCGACCGCTTCATCGAGATCTGGAACAACGTGTTCATGCAGTTCGACATGGCCGCCGACGGCAGCGTCGCGCGCCTGCCCGCGCCCTGCGTGGACACCGGCATGGGCCTGGAGCGCCTGGCGGCGATCCTGCAGCACGTCCACAGCAACTACGAGATCGACCTGTTCGACGCTCTGGTCAAGGCCGCCGCGCGCGAGACCGGCACCACCGACCTCGGCAACAACAGCCTGCGCGTCATCGCCGACCACATCCGCGCCACGGCGTTCCTGGTGACCGACGGCGTGGTGCCCTCCAACGAGGGCCGTGGCTACGTGCAGCGCCGCATCGTGCGCCGCGCCATCCGCCACGGCTACAAGCTCGGGCAGAAGAAGCCGTTCTTCCACAAGCTGGTGCCCGACCTGGTGGCGCTGATGGGCGAGGCCTACCCGAAGCTGGTGGCCGACGAGGCCCGCATCGTCGAGGTGCTCAGGACCGAGGAGGAGCGCTTCTTCGAGACGCTGGCCAACGGCATGGAGATCCTCGACGCGACCCTGGCCGGCGACGCGAGGACGCTGCCGGGGGACGTCGCCTTCAAGCTGCACGACACCTTCGGCTTCCCGCTGGACCTGACGCAGGACGTCTGCCGCGAGCGCGGCGTGAGCGTGGACGCCGAGGGCTTCGCCGCCGCGATGGAGAAGCAGAAGGCCGCCGGCCGCGCCGCGGGCAAGTTCAGGATGGACCGCAATGTCGACTACGCCGGCCACGGCAACGTCTTCACGGGTTACGAAAGCCTGGAGGAATCCGCCCGCGTCGTCGCGCTCTACGCCGACGGCGTGGCGGTCGGCGAACTCGCCGAGGGCCAGGCGGGCATCGTCGTGCTGGACACCACCCCGTTCTATTCGGAGAGCGGCGGCCAGGTCGGCGACCAGGGCTTCATCGGCGCGGAGGGCGTGCAGTTCGGCGTCGAGGACACGCAGAAGATCAAGGCCGACGTCTTCGGCCACCACGGCACGCAGACCCAGGGCACGCTCAGGGTGGGCGACGCGGTCCGGGCCACGGTCGACGGCGACCGGCGCGCGGCCACGCAGCGCAACCACAGCGTCACCCACCTGATGCACAAGGCGTTGCGCGACGTGCTGGGCACGCACGTGCAGCAGAAGGGCTCGCTGGTCGATGCCGACAAGACGCGCTTCGACTTCGCCCACGGCGCGCCCGTGACGCCGGCGCAGGTGCTGGAGATCGAGCGGCGCGTCAACGCCCAGATCCTGTCGAACGAGGCGAACGTCGTGCGCGTGCTGCCCATCGAGGAAGCGCAGAAGACCGGCGCGATGATGCTGTTCGGCGAGAAGTACGGCGAGACGGTGCGCGTGATCGACATCGGCGACAGCCGCGAACTCTGCGGCGGCACCCACGTGCGGCGCACCGGCGACATCGGCCTGTTCAAGGTGACGGGCGAGGGCGGCGTCGCCGCCGGCGTGCGCCGCATCGAGGCCGTCACCGGCGCCAACGCGCTGCACTACCTGCAGGACCTGGAATCGACCGTGCACAGCGTCGCGTCGACCCTGCGCACGCCGGCGGCGGAGCTGCAGTCGCGCCTGGGCCAGGTGCTCGACCAGATGAAGTCGCTGGAACGCGAGATCGGCGCGCTCAAGGGCAAGCTGGCGTCCTCCAAGGGCGACGAGCTGGTCGGACAGGCCGTGGACGTGGGCGGCGGCGTCCAGTTGCTGGTGGCCTGGCTCGACGGCGGCGACGCCAGGACCCTGCGCGACACCATGGACAAGCTCAAGGACAAGCTGACGTCGGCCGTGGTGGTGCTGGCCGTGGTCGAGGGGGCCAAGGTGCAGCTGGCCGCGGGCGTGACCGGCGGCGCGCTGGGCCGGGTCAAGGCGGGCGAACTGGTCAACTTCGTCGCCCAGCAGGTCGGCGGCAAGGGCGGCGGCAAGCCCGACATGGCGATGGCCGGCGGCACGGACGCCGGCGCGCTGCCGGGCGCGCTCGCGTCGGTGCGCGACTGGGTGGCCGGACGGCTCTGA
- a CDS encoding pirin family protein — protein MTSPQLLHPADKDLGGGFKVRRLLPAAKRRSVGPFVFFDHFGPARERPGEAHDVRPHPHIGLATVTYLFEGAMMHRDSLGSVQEILPGAINWMTAGRGIVHSERKPERLKGDEYVNHGLQLWAALPRALEEVEPGFSHTGNGDIPELDAQGARVRVLIGEAFGVRSPVPTLMPTLYLDIALPAGARFELPALAPELAVYTVDADVAIDGVAVEAHTMALLPDARGATIETATPARLMVVGGEPLDGPRFITWNFVSSRRERILQAGADWQAQRMGQVPGETEFIPLPGPPFQVASPAPDTGTTPA, from the coding sequence ATGACCTCGCCCCAGCTGCTGCATCCCGCCGACAAGGACCTCGGCGGGGGTTTCAAGGTCCGTCGCCTGCTGCCGGCGGCCAAGCGCCGCTCGGTCGGGCCGTTCGTGTTCTTCGACCACTTCGGCCCGGCCCGGGAGCGGCCCGGCGAGGCGCACGACGTGCGTCCGCACCCGCACATCGGCCTGGCCACGGTCACCTACCTGTTCGAGGGCGCGATGATGCACCGCGACAGCCTGGGCAGCGTGCAGGAGATCCTGCCCGGCGCCATCAACTGGATGACCGCCGGCCGCGGCATCGTGCATTCCGAGCGCAAGCCCGAGCGCCTGAAGGGCGACGAGTACGTCAACCACGGCCTGCAGCTGTGGGCCGCGCTGCCGCGCGCGCTGGAGGAGGTCGAGCCGGGCTTCTCCCACACCGGCAATGGCGACATCCCCGAACTCGACGCGCAGGGCGCCCGCGTGCGGGTGCTGATCGGCGAGGCCTTCGGCGTCCGCTCCCCGGTGCCCACGCTGATGCCCACCCTCTACCTGGACATCGCGCTGCCGGCCGGGGCGCGCTTCGAGCTGCCCGCCCTGGCGCCCGAGCTGGCCGTCTACACGGTCGACGCCGACGTCGCGATCGACGGCGTCGCGGTGGAGGCCCACACCATGGCGCTGCTGCCCGACGCGCGGGGCGCGACCATCGAGACGGCCACGCCTGCGCGCCTGATGGTGGTGGGCGGCGAGCCGCTCGACGGTCCGCGCTTCATCACCTGGAACTTCGTCTCCAGCCGGCGCGAGCGCATCCTGCAGGCGGGCGCCGACTGGCAGGCCCAGCGCATGGGCCAGGTGCCTGGAGAGACCGAGTTCATCCCGCTGCCCGGACCGCCGTTCCAGGTCGCGAGTCCGGCGCCCGACACCGGCACGACGCCGGCCTGA
- a CDS encoding FAD-dependent oxidoreductase, producing the protein MSTRRRPDRHRNPTVAPPRARPAPDAGEAAPGGPTPRRFAVIGAGIAGVACARTLMQAGHEVVVFEREAAPGGRMASESTPFGSFDSGAQYFTVRDPRFELALKTAPGVCKPWSANLVRVLDPHGRVAEAARPSPERHWVAQPDMGSLVGHWAAPLGERLVADARVTRIEPDALDRRRWQLRTEGADGATGVHSGFDAVLLTVPPACARRLLGQGALDSGTVASARSALPAALGRAIAKVQASPCWTLMIAFPQANQATLSHLGPQWNVARSTHHRVAWLARESSKPGRDAVERWTLQASPAWSQEHLRDDAARVEAKLLRAFSEITGIHATPSHARARCWPEAQTQTPLGQPHLWDAKARIGLAGDWCMGHRVEDAFLSGLSLALAAL; encoded by the coding sequence ATGTCCACCCGCCGCCGCCCCGACCGCCACCGAAATCCCACCGTCGCGCCGCCACGCGCCCGGCCGGCGCCCGACGCCGGGGAGGCCGCACCCGGCGGACCGACGCCGCGGCGCTTCGCGGTGATCGGCGCGGGCATCGCCGGGGTGGCCTGCGCGCGCACGCTGATGCAGGCCGGCCACGAGGTCGTGGTGTTCGAGCGCGAGGCCGCTCCCGGCGGCCGCATGGCGAGCGAATCGACGCCCTTCGGCTCGTTCGACAGCGGCGCCCAGTACTTCACCGTGCGCGACCCGCGCTTCGAGTTGGCGCTGAAGACGGCACCGGGCGTGTGCAAGCCCTGGAGCGCCAACCTCGTGCGCGTGCTCGACCCCCACGGCCGCGTGGCCGAGGCCGCCCGGCCCTCGCCGGAGCGCCACTGGGTCGCGCAGCCGGACATGGGGTCCCTGGTCGGGCACTGGGCCGCCCCGCTGGGTGAGCGCCTGGTGGCCGACGCGCGCGTGACGCGCATCGAGCCCGATGCGCTGGACCGCCGCCGCTGGCAACTGCGCACCGAGGGCGCGGACGGCGCCACCGGCGTCCATTCGGGCTTCGACGCCGTCCTGCTGACCGTGCCGCCGGCCTGCGCGCGGCGCCTGCTGGGCCAGGGTGCCCTCGACTCCGGCACGGTGGCGAGCGCGAGGTCGGCGCTGCCCGCGGCGCTCGGCCGCGCCATCGCCAAGGTCCAGGCCTCGCCCTGCTGGACGCTGATGATCGCCTTCCCGCAGGCCAACCAGGCGACGCTGTCCCACCTGGGCCCGCAATGGAACGTGGCGCGCAGCACGCACCACCGGGTGGCCTGGCTGGCGCGCGAATCCTCCAAGCCCGGGCGCGACGCCGTCGAGCGCTGGACCCTGCAGGCCAGTCCCGCGTGGTCGCAGGAACATCTGCGCGACGATGCCGCGCGCGTCGAGGCCAAGCTGCTGCGCGCCTTCTCCGAGATCACGGGCATCCACGCCACGCCCAGCCACGCGCGGGCACGCTGCTGGCCCGAGGCCCAGACCCAGACGCCGCTGGGCCAGCCGCACCTGTGGGACGCCAAGGCGCGCATCGGCCTGGCGGGCGACTGGTGCATGGGTCACCGGGTCGAGGACGCGTTCCTCTCGGGGCTCTCGCTCGCGCTCGCGGCGCTGTGA
- the trmB gene encoding tRNA (guanosine(46)-N7)-methyltransferase TrmB, whose product MTNPTLPDSSPSPDADGPSDPASPHPLHRRLKSFVKRAGRTTDGQKRAYEQIGPRFLLPYRAEPLDLEAAFSRQAPTVLEIGFGMGEATAHIAALMPETNFLCCEVHEPGVGALLKRIGEQGLANIRICAHDAVDVLDHMIEPATLAGVHVFFPDPWHKARHNKRRLIQPPLVRKLAERIAPGGYLHCATDWQPYAEQMLEVLSGEPLLRNAATPAHPVAAEEPAATGFAPKPAYRPLTKFENRGLRLGHGVWDLVFLR is encoded by the coding sequence GTGACGAACCCTACCCTCCCCGATTCCAGCCCGTCCCCCGACGCCGACGGCCCGAGCGACCCCGCGAGCCCCCATCCCCTTCACCGCCGCCTCAAGAGTTTCGTCAAGCGCGCCGGCCGCACCACCGACGGCCAGAAGCGCGCCTACGAGCAGATCGGCCCGCGCTTCCTGCTGCCCTACCGTGCCGAGCCGCTCGACCTCGAGGCCGCGTTCTCGCGCCAGGCGCCGACCGTGCTGGAGATCGGCTTCGGCATGGGCGAGGCCACCGCGCACATCGCCGCGCTGATGCCCGAGACCAATTTCCTGTGCTGCGAGGTCCACGAGCCCGGTGTCGGCGCGCTGCTCAAGCGCATCGGCGAACAGGGCCTCGCGAACATCCGCATCTGCGCGCACGATGCCGTCGACGTGCTCGACCACATGATCGAGCCGGCCACGCTCGCGGGCGTGCACGTCTTCTTTCCCGATCCGTGGCACAAGGCGCGCCACAACAAGCGCCGTCTGATCCAGCCGCCGCTGGTGCGCAAGCTCGCCGAGCGCATCGCCCCGGGCGGCTACCTGCACTGCGCCACCGACTGGCAGCCCTATGCCGAGCAGATGCTCGAGGTGCTTTCGGGAGAGCCGCTGCTGCGCAACGCGGCGACCCCGGCGCATCCTGTCGCAGCGGAAGAACCGGCAGCCACCGGCTTCGCTCCGAAACCCGCCTACCGGCCGCTCACCAAGTTCGAGAACCGTGGCCTGCGCCTGGGCCACGGCGTCTGGGACCTGGTGTTCCTGCGCTGA
- a CDS encoding plasmid stabilization protein, with protein MPRGDKSAYTDKQKRQAEHIEEGYEQRGVPKDEAEARAWATVNKESGGGKKSGSGRGQPEDHAPSRKGGRTGGAASAARTPEQRSASAKKGAETRKRNAAAS; from the coding sequence ATGCCCAGAGGTGACAAGTCCGCCTACACCGACAAGCAGAAGCGGCAGGCCGAGCACATCGAGGAGGGGTACGAGCAGCGCGGCGTGCCCAAGGACGAGGCCGAGGCGCGCGCCTGGGCCACCGTCAACAAGGAGAGCGGCGGCGGCAAGAAGAGCGGTTCGGGGCGCGGCCAGCCCGAGGACCATGCGCCGTCCCGCAAGGGCGGCAGGACCGGCGGCGCCGCCTCGGCCGCCCGCACGCCGGAACAGCGCTCCGCCTCGGCGAAGAAGGGCGCCGAGACCCGCAAGCGCAACGCCGCGGCGTCCTGA
- a CDS encoding flavodoxin family protein produces the protein MSNIAVLFHSGYGHTQRVAQAVADGAGAELIAIDADGNLPEGAWDTLAAADAIVFGSPTYMGGPSWQFKKFADASSKVWFAQGWKDKLFAGFTNSASMSGDKYATLAAFWTLAMQHGGLWVGLGMMPSNTKGVSRDAPNFVGAFGGLMTQSPSDASPAEMARGDLDTARTFGERIAQTARARASA, from the coding sequence ATGTCCAACATCGCCGTCCTCTTCCATTCCGGCTACGGCCATACCCAGCGCGTGGCCCAGGCCGTGGCCGACGGCGCCGGCGCCGAGCTCATCGCCATCGACGCCGACGGCAACCTGCCCGAGGGCGCCTGGGACACCCTGGCGGCCGCCGACGCCATCGTCTTCGGTTCGCCCACCTACATGGGCGGGCCGAGCTGGCAGTTCAAGAAGTTCGCCGACGCGTCCTCGAAGGTGTGGTTCGCGCAGGGCTGGAAGGACAAGCTGTTCGCCGGCTTCACCAACAGTGCCTCCATGAGCGGCGACAAGTACGCCACCCTGGCGGCGTTCTGGACGCTGGCCATGCAGCACGGCGGTCTGTGGGTGGGCCTGGGCATGATGCCCAGCAACACCAAGGGCGTGTCGCGCGACGCGCCCAACTTCGTCGGCGCGTTCGGCGGCCTGATGACGCAATCGCCCTCGGACGCCAGCCCGGCGGAGATGGCGCGCGGCGACCTCGACACGGCGCGCACCTTCGGCGAGCGCATCGCCCAGACCGCGCGTGCCCGCGCCAGCGCCTGA
- the gluQRS gene encoding tRNA glutamyl-Q(34) synthetase GluQRS codes for MNATSDADAVGRFAPSPTGALHAGSLVAALASWLDVRARGPRARWLVRIEDADTGRCLPGLGEHILGQLAACGLIPDAPPVRQSDRTDRYAHALARLAASGRAYPCACSRRDIDQALARHGVAHRRHGERVYPGTCRCGLGGRPPRAWRFAVRPLDDGAATADADVAWTDRRLGPQHQDVAAEVGDFVLRRADGPWAYQLAVVVDDADQGVTDVVRGADLAANTARQILLQRALGLPTPSYLHTPLVLADDGQKLSKQNGARAIDTATPAMAAAALDAAARALGLPGVSVLPAGSGDDPATALAGWIAPWRDLYNPRP; via the coding sequence GTGAACGCGACGTCGGATGCGGACGCGGTCGGCCGCTTCGCGCCCTCGCCCACCGGCGCGCTGCACGCCGGCTCGCTGGTCGCGGCGCTGGCGAGCTGGCTCGACGTGCGCGCGCGCGGCCCCCGCGCCCGCTGGCTGGTGCGCATCGAGGACGCCGACACCGGACGCTGCCTGCCGGGGCTGGGCGAACACATCCTGGGCCAGCTCGCCGCCTGCGGCTTGATCCCGGACGCGCCGCCGGTGCGCCAGAGCGACCGCACCGACCGCTACGCGCACGCCCTGGCGCGGCTGGCGGCCTCCGGCCGCGCCTACCCGTGCGCCTGCTCGCGCAGGGACATCGACCAGGCGCTGGCCCGGCACGGCGTGGCGCACCGTCGGCATGGCGAGCGCGTGTACCCGGGGACCTGCCGCTGCGGCCTGGGCGGACGCCCGCCCCGGGCCTGGCGCTTCGCCGTGCGACCGCTGGACGACGGCGCCGCGACGGCCGATGCCGACGTCGCCTGGACCGACCGCCGGCTCGGACCGCAGCATCAGGACGTGGCCGCCGAGGTCGGCGACTTCGTGCTGCGGCGCGCCGACGGGCCCTGGGCCTACCAGCTCGCCGTGGTGGTCGACGACGCCGACCAGGGCGTGACCGACGTCGTGCGCGGCGCGGACCTGGCGGCCAACACCGCGCGCCAGATCCTGCTGCAACGCGCCCTGGGCCTGCCCACCCCGAGCTACCTGCACACGCCGCTGGTGCTGGCGGACGACGGGCAGAAACTCTCCAAACAGAACGGCGCCCGCGCGATCGACACCGCCACGCCGGCGATGGCCGCCGCCGCGCTCGACGCGGCGGCGCGCGCGCTCGGGCTGCCCGGCGTGTCGGTGCTGCCGGCGGGCTCGGGCGACGATCCGGCCACGGCCCTGGCCGGCTGGATCGCGCCGTGGCGCGATCTCTACAATCCGCGCCCGTGA